Genomic DNA from Rhodothermales bacterium:
TCAGGTAGCGATGGCGGTGCCGGAGCCGGCTATTACCTGCCATTCGCCCCCCTTCGACCGGGCCCAAACGCGGATGTAACGGAAGTCTCCCTTGAAGGGGTTCCGCTGCCATGTGCCGGTAAGGTGGACTCGGGTAGTCGTGACAAAGTTCGAGCCCACCCTGGCGATGTGGTCCTCAGAGTAGTCGGCCGCCGCAATGCTGATGGTCCCGGTGCGGTGGGACTCCAGGTCTGCCTGTTTCGTGAGAACGGCGCCCGAGGGGATGACGAAGACCAGATCCTGATGGATCAAGTCTTCCAGGTCGGGTATCGAACTCTGGGCGATGGCCGCCCGGATTTGGAGTTCGCGTTGCCAGACTTCGTGCTCTGTGGCGTTCATTGGGTTATCTGGTCAGACGCGGATCAGGATCGAGGTAAAGAAGTGCTGCTGACTCGGTTCGACATCCAGCCGTGAGAGAGACGCGTCCATTGGGATCGTGCCGAAGTCTTCCGCGCTGAGGTCAACCCCGTTCAGTTTTCGGAACGATGTGCGAATCCCAACCCGCTCGTGGAAGGCCCACTCCAGACCGGCGGTAAGCTGAACGGCCCCATAGCGCTTTGGTCCGGAGCCGTTGGCAAACTCCTCCAGGGGCACGCCATCCAATCTCACCGACTGGTGGTTTGCAGAGTAACCGACGGCTCCGTAGGCAAGGATCGACTTGGTGAGCAGCACACCTGCCCGCACATCCAGCCCAACGCTCGCCCCTCGCAGTACGTCCATCTCCGAAAAACCGATCACCGCCGGATCGAACGTATATGGATCCGGATCCGGGGCGTCGGTGAACATCAGTTCCGCTCCCAGCAACAGGCGATCGCGAAGATGGTTGTAGCCGACGGCTGCTCCGTAACCCACTCCTCCTCGGCCGGCAGGGTCATCCACCCCATCGAACGTGATTTGGGTGTTGTAGCTCATCGCTCCGCCCTCAACGCCGATGTAGAAACCCCGGAAGTCGCTGGACTCTTGCCCAATCGCGATCGACGGAATTAGGAGGGCCAATAGCGCCAGCGAGGCGAGTCGGAATGCCGGAGTGCTGCGTGGTAAGCGAGTCATGGTTAGAAGTTGTCGGCCACAATCCGGTCCACATCGACAATGAGGTCCCGACGAGGTTGTGTCGATGGTCTCATCTCAGGATGCTGTCTTGTTGGGGAGTCGCGCGAGTTCTATTTAGATGCTGGCGCCGACCGATGCCATTCGAATCGGGCGAGCGACGGAGGGGGAGATCCAATCGCCGCTGGCAAAAGCCGGCGGTTTCGCATACGCAATCATTCAGGATCCGGTGGGTGCTTCGGGCTCGTTCCCGGGTACCTCCGACCGGACACCCAGCAGCATGACCCACTATGTCGACGGTTTCGCTTTCCCTGTCCTTCGTGCCCACCTGGAC
This window encodes:
- a CDS encoding nuclear transport factor 2 family protein — translated: MNATEHEVWQRELQIRAAIAQSSIPDLEDLIHQDLVFVIPSGAVLTKQADLESHRTGTISIAAADYSEDHIARVGSNFVTTTRVHLTGTWQRNPFKGDFRYIRVWARSKGGEWQVIAGSGTAIAT
- a CDS encoding outer membrane beta-barrel protein; amino-acid sequence: MTRLPRSTPAFRLASLALLALLIPSIAIGQESSDFRGFYIGVEGGAMSYNTQITFDGVDDPAGRGGVGYGAAVGYNHLRDRLLLGAELMFTDAPDPDPYTFDPAVIGFSEMDVLRGASVGLDVRAGVLLTKSILAYGAVGYSANHQSVRLDGVPLEEFANGSGPKRYGAVQLTAGLEWAFHERVGIRTSFRKLNGVDLSAEDFGTIPMDASLSRLDVEPSQQHFFTSILIRV